One segment of Natronosalvus halobius DNA contains the following:
- a CDS encoding METTL5 family protein gives MPSGLSRRQLARVLESVADFPSPDIDLEQYLTPTELAAHLSHLAAVHGDLTGATVLDLGTGTGMLALAAGQYAPDRVVGVDVDAAALVQARRNQGRVDEVAREVGATSIVGPSSGYEWFRADVSRLPFERERLSAPVTVLSNPPFGAQRGNRHADRSFLEAAADLADVSYTIHNEGSQEFVESFAADEGGTVTHAFEAEFPIDHRFAFHDRERAMLEAEVFRVEWRERESRS, from the coding sequence ATGCCCTCGGGGCTCTCCCGCCGACAACTCGCCCGTGTTCTCGAATCAGTTGCCGATTTTCCCAGTCCCGATATCGACCTCGAGCAGTACCTCACGCCCACAGAGCTCGCCGCGCACCTCAGTCACCTCGCCGCCGTTCACGGCGACCTGACTGGCGCGACGGTCCTCGACCTCGGAACTGGAACGGGAATGCTGGCGCTGGCTGCGGGCCAGTACGCCCCCGACAGGGTCGTCGGGGTCGACGTCGACGCCGCCGCCCTGGTCCAGGCGAGACGCAATCAGGGGCGCGTCGACGAGGTGGCCCGCGAGGTCGGAGCAACCTCGATCGTCGGACCGAGTTCGGGCTACGAGTGGTTTCGCGCCGACGTGTCTCGGCTTCCGTTCGAACGGGAGAGACTCTCCGCGCCAGTCACCGTTCTCTCGAACCCGCCGTTCGGTGCACAACGGGGTAACCGCCACGCCGACCGGAGTTTCCTCGAGGCCGCTGCAGATCTGGCCGACGTCTCCTACACCATTCACAACGAGGGGAGCCAGGAATTCGTCGAATCGTTCGCGGCCGACGAGGGCGGCACCGTCACCCACGCATTCGAAGCCGAGTTCCCGATCGACCACCGATTCGCCTTCCACGACCGCGAGCGGGCGATGCTCGAGGCCGAGGTGTTTCGGGTCGAGTGGCGGGAGAGGGAGTCGCGGTCGTAG
- a CDS encoding zf-TFIIB domain-containing protein, with protein sequence MDDCPRCQAPLERLTLGEVTTTACNRCGFADVPVEHESREMAFESWQDAFNRFYET encoded by the coding sequence ATGGACGACTGCCCACGGTGCCAGGCTCCACTCGAGCGGCTCACGCTGGGGGAGGTCACGACGACCGCGTGCAATCGGTGCGGATTCGCGGACGTACCCGTCGAACACGAGAGCCGAGAGATGGCGTTCGAATCCTGGCAGGACGCGTTCAACCGCTTTTACGAAACCTGA
- a CDS encoding DUF7139 domain-containing protein yields MAAEDPADGYLFDLYRRYIGEPDDRTDVYVGFGLFLGGIGFAIVALLIYLWSSTLEAPAYFVWVEPAYSVAMISLPVLMLGIVVLLPSERRVLYTSIAGLAVTVVAVGGFLYAYPDHWNRYGNNYTTQIVAVYAVGLAGVTASTGAALIAHYLEMAQAVNEASGDDQDGEELTYSDEEIREDIDAAMEGVELSWGGVQKSENKRLTFSDHEFDSENLDTNMATKTTRSSGVDAQVAGLKGLKGGEKKTAVSESSVDDQTQKLKELREQRRKEQAAEEAGGRRITNPLSGLLERLRSLVNRN; encoded by the coding sequence ATGGCAGCCGAAGACCCTGCAGATGGGTACCTGTTCGACCTCTACCGGCGCTACATCGGTGAACCGGACGACCGGACCGATGTGTACGTCGGGTTCGGACTGTTTCTCGGTGGTATTGGATTCGCGATCGTCGCGCTACTCATCTACCTGTGGAGTAGTACGCTCGAGGCTCCGGCGTACTTCGTGTGGGTAGAGCCGGCGTACTCCGTAGCGATGATCTCCCTTCCCGTCCTGATGCTGGGGATCGTGGTCTTGCTCCCGTCGGAACGACGAGTCCTGTACACCTCGATCGCCGGACTCGCCGTCACGGTCGTGGCCGTCGGTGGATTCCTGTACGCCTACCCCGATCACTGGAACAGGTACGGGAACAATTACACCACCCAGATCGTCGCAGTCTACGCTGTTGGACTCGCCGGCGTCACCGCCTCGACGGGGGCGGCGCTGATCGCGCACTACCTCGAGATGGCCCAGGCCGTCAACGAGGCGAGTGGGGACGACCAGGACGGCGAGGAACTCACCTACTCCGACGAGGAAATTCGAGAGGACATCGACGCCGCGATGGAGGGCGTCGAACTCTCCTGGGGAGGCGTCCAGAAGTCCGAGAACAAACGACTGACCTTTTCGGACCACGAGTTCGACAGCGAAAACCTGGACACGAACATGGCGACGAAGACGACCCGGTCGAGTGGCGTCGACGCACAGGTTGCGGGCCTCAAGGGGCTCAAGGGTGGAGAGAAGAAGACCGCCGTTTCGGAGTCGTCGGTCGACGACCAGACCCAGAAACTCAAGGAACTGCGCGAACAGCGACGCAAGGAACAGGCCGCCGAGGAAGCAGGGGGGCGTCGCATCACGAACCCGCTCTCGGGGCTGCTGGAGCGCTTGCGGTCGCTGGTAAATCGTAATTAA
- a CDS encoding YlbF family regulator, protein MSVETAPDPTETDVETLGEALGEAITTLPEYEAFEEAQRAVEADDEVQAKIDEFERVRQEFMMARQTGTASQEDLQHLQETQQELHAMEPMADFLEAKGDLTARLETINRAISDPLAVDFGGEAGGCCHD, encoded by the coding sequence ATGAGCGTCGAAACCGCCCCCGACCCGACCGAGACCGACGTCGAAACCCTCGGCGAAGCCCTCGGCGAAGCCATCACGACTCTGCCCGAGTACGAGGCCTTCGAGGAGGCCCAGCGCGCCGTCGAAGCGGACGACGAGGTCCAGGCGAAAATCGACGAGTTCGAGCGCGTTCGCCAGGAGTTTATGATGGCCCGCCAGACGGGGACGGCCTCCCAGGAGGACTTACAACACCTCCAGGAGACCCAGCAGGAATTGCACGCGATGGAGCCGATGGCTGACTTCCTCGAGGCGAAGGGCGACCTGACGGCACGCCTCGAGACGATCAACCGGGCGATTTCGGACCCCCTCGCGGTCGACTTCGGCGGCGAGGCCGGCGGCTGTTGTCACGACTGA
- the dph2 gene encoding diphthamide biosynthesis enzyme Dph2, whose protein sequence is MSQESEYSEGDLRNTGMSLKHDREWDYELERIVEAVEEKDAKKIGLQFPEGLKRRGPKVADDLRELVPEDVTIMLSGQPCYGACDLDTYLMKRTDVFVHFGHSPMKDTDKVIYVPLFSNVEVTPIIQEALETLESPDELPEVGLVTTAQHMNRFDEMRDFLEQQGYEVKTRRGDDRLTHEGQVLGCNYASADVPADQVLYVGGGKFHPLGLAMEHPDKHVVIADPVNNVVTVADTEKFMKQRYGAVHRAMDAEKWGVIFCTKIGQGRWEKAQEILEGNDDAYLITMDEVTPDRLRNFDMDAFVNTGCPRITTDDGPRFHKPMLTPGEYEIAVGNEPLENLEFDTFHGTW, encoded by the coding sequence ATGAGCCAGGAGTCGGAGTACAGCGAGGGTGACCTCCGGAACACGGGTATGTCCCTCAAACACGACCGGGAGTGGGACTACGAACTCGAGCGAATCGTCGAGGCCGTTGAGGAGAAAGACGCGAAGAAAATCGGGTTGCAGTTCCCCGAGGGATTGAAACGCCGCGGCCCGAAGGTGGCCGACGACCTCCGGGAACTGGTCCCAGAGGACGTGACGATCATGCTTTCGGGCCAGCCCTGCTACGGTGCCTGCGACCTGGACACCTACCTGATGAAACGCACCGACGTGTTCGTCCACTTCGGCCACTCGCCGATGAAGGATACGGACAAGGTGATCTACGTCCCGCTGTTCTCGAACGTCGAGGTGACGCCGATCATCCAGGAGGCCCTGGAGACGCTCGAGTCGCCCGACGAGTTACCGGAAGTCGGACTCGTCACCACCGCCCAGCACATGAATCGCTTCGATGAAATGCGCGACTTCCTCGAACAGCAGGGCTACGAGGTGAAGACACGTCGCGGCGACGACCGCCTGACCCACGAAGGGCAGGTACTGGGATGCAACTACGCCAGCGCGGACGTCCCCGCCGACCAGGTGCTCTACGTCGGCGGCGGCAAGTTCCACCCGCTCGGCCTGGCGATGGAACACCCCGACAAGCACGTCGTCATCGCCGACCCGGTCAACAACGTCGTCACTGTGGCGGATACGGAGAAGTTCATGAAACAGCGCTACGGCGCCGTCCACCGCGCGATGGACGCCGAGAAGTGGGGCGTCATCTTCTGTACCAAAATCGGACAGGGCCGCTGGGAGAAAGCCCAGGAAATCCTCGAGGGCAACGACGACGCCTACCTCATCACGATGGACGAGGTTACCCCCGACCGCCTTCGCAACTTCGACATGGACGCCTTCGTCAACACCGGGTGTCCCCGGATTACGACCGACGACGGCCCCCGCTTCCACAAGCCGATGCTCACCCCCGGCGAGTACGAGATTGCCGTCGGGAACGAACCCCTCGAGAACCTCGAGTTCGACACGTTCCACGGGACCTGGTGA
- a CDS encoding MBL fold metallo-hydrolase: MATSDWGDWLPNAIESADPDGVSIWYLGCNGFVLKGREGTTIYVDPYVGLGDPPRTVRMVPVPFDPEDVDHADALLVTHEHTDHVHGPSQAPILANSSATLYAPDDSLAVAREDEAWTDNWDVTDDQFAEVTVGDTLEIGEFTIHVESANDPDATHPVSYVIEHEAGTVFHGGDTKPPEDDSFERIGETYDLDLGILAFGTVGTIPDKETREPVRTRWYNDENQIIECAEALQLETLLPSHWDMWKGLTADPKVLHHHARSFEHPKRLDVVEIGDRVDLT, encoded by the coding sequence ATGGCAACGAGCGACTGGGGAGACTGGCTCCCGAACGCGATCGAATCGGCCGACCCAGACGGGGTTTCGATCTGGTACCTGGGCTGTAACGGCTTCGTCCTGAAGGGGCGCGAGGGGACAACCATCTACGTCGACCCCTACGTCGGCCTGGGCGACCCGCCACGGACGGTACGGATGGTTCCCGTGCCCTTCGATCCCGAGGACGTCGACCACGCCGACGCCCTCCTGGTCACCCACGAACACACTGACCACGTCCACGGCCCGAGCCAGGCGCCGATTCTGGCGAACTCGAGCGCCACGCTGTACGCCCCCGACGACAGTCTCGCGGTCGCGCGCGAAGACGAAGCGTGGACCGATAACTGGGACGTGACGGACGACCAGTTCGCCGAAGTGACAGTGGGCGACACCCTCGAGATTGGCGAGTTCACGATTCACGTCGAGTCGGCCAACGACCCCGACGCAACCCACCCCGTGAGCTACGTGATCGAACACGAGGCGGGCACGGTGTTCCACGGTGGCGACACCAAACCCCCCGAGGACGATTCGTTCGAGCGCATCGGCGAGACGTACGATCTCGACCTCGGAATCCTCGCATTCGGCACGGTCGGCACTATTCCCGACAAGGAAACGCGCGAACCCGTGCGCACGCGGTGGTACAACGACGAGAATCAGATCATCGAGTGCGCCGAGGCGCTGCAACTCGAGACTCTGCTCCCCAGCCACTGGGACATGTGGAAGGGGCTGACCGCTGACCCGAAAGTGCTCCACCATCACGCCCGGAGTTTCGAACACCCCAAGCGACTCGATGTCGTCGAGATCGGTGATCGGGTCGATCTCACCTGA
- a CDS encoding AAA family ATPase — protein MSETADGEKVVEVTDNGITVRKSFTADEFPVPAVRFEFESTREEPATIRLSESIPESFPMDSVGFHPEYHSENWTAFQDNHVEFSGVVSPDNSLVTVYGVRLNEETDPTDFLTEPTIEGVSSDGDEAGDGDGDLEDEAEADEEAAGHLDETMIDDIIADDSNQVVKDMLSGEADSVPGLEDDEDGVDDGDDEESSEPEDESAEATTEAANEDETAEAEDEGEPTEAENEDESIDLDFDESESEDTVSDDAGDADNEDTGGFLDEDEGLDLDLGDVDTDPTPVDEDEGDDEDEDAPDIDLGFDGEELPDPADEDEPEDDAPTIELDLEAAAAEADDADDAVDDTEDADAKDTDVEDAEAEELDLEDPSDDDTDSDMDEGKDEIEDETDVTDKQIADVANDAQSLPADAASVGAALAKELRSGELDEDDREAIRSALDADVDSEPPEATLSGSDAAKIEHLQSRVEELAAYTGALEEFLDENGTGEQLIDEFTELVDSFEADLEAVSETVETVDERTENLEAELADTDSAVDDIEDDLEGVEGDLESIEGDLEEVESDLQESIDDVESSVEDVQSDVETLEDDLEEVRDEVTDITEWRNQLGSMFSE, from the coding sequence ATGAGCGAAACCGCGGATGGTGAGAAGGTGGTCGAGGTGACCGACAATGGGATAACGGTGCGAAAGTCGTTCACCGCAGACGAGTTCCCCGTGCCGGCCGTCCGGTTCGAATTCGAATCGACGCGAGAGGAACCGGCGACGATCCGACTCTCCGAATCGATCCCGGAATCGTTCCCGATGGACAGCGTCGGTTTCCACCCAGAGTACCACAGCGAGAACTGGACGGCGTTCCAGGACAACCACGTCGAGTTCTCCGGTGTCGTCTCGCCCGACAACTCGCTGGTCACGGTTTACGGAGTCCGCCTCAACGAGGAGACGGACCCGACCGATTTTCTGACCGAACCGACGATCGAGGGTGTGTCCTCGGACGGAGACGAAGCAGGTGATGGGGATGGCGATCTGGAGGACGAAGCCGAGGCAGACGAGGAAGCGGCCGGCCACCTCGACGAGACGATGATCGACGACATCATCGCCGACGACAGCAACCAGGTGGTCAAGGACATGCTGTCGGGGGAAGCCGACAGCGTGCCAGGCCTCGAGGACGATGAGGATGGTGTGGACGATGGAGACGATGAGGAGTCGAGCGAACCGGAGGACGAATCCGCGGAGGCGACTACAGAAGCCGCGAACGAGGACGAAACCGCAGAAGCCGAAGACGAGGGCGAGCCCACAGAAGCTGAAAACGAGGACGAGTCGATCGACCTCGACTTCGACGAATCGGAAAGCGAGGATACGGTTTCCGACGACGCTGGCGACGCTGACAACGAAGACACCGGCGGCTTCCTCGACGAGGACGAAGGACTCGACCTCGATCTGGGCGACGTCGACACCGACCCGACCCCAGTCGACGAGGACGAAGGAGACGACGAGGACGAGGACGCCCCCGACATCGACCTCGGATTCGACGGCGAGGAGCTACCGGATCCCGCAGACGAGGACGAACCGGAAGACGACGCGCCGACGATAGAACTCGACCTCGAGGCGGCGGCCGCTGAGGCGGACGACGCAGACGATGCGGTAGACGATACCGAAGATGCCGACGCCAAAGACACCGACGTCGAAGACGCCGAGGCAGAGGAACTGGACCTCGAGGATCCCAGCGACGACGACACGGACAGCGATATGGACGAGGGCAAGGATGAGATCGAGGACGAAACCGACGTGACCGACAAACAGATCGCAGACGTGGCGAACGACGCCCAATCGCTCCCAGCCGACGCCGCGTCCGTCGGCGCGGCTCTCGCCAAGGAACTCCGCTCCGGTGAACTCGACGAGGATGACCGCGAGGCGATCCGGTCGGCCCTGGATGCCGACGTCGACTCCGAACCACCGGAGGCCACCCTTTCGGGTAGCGACGCCGCAAAGATCGAGCACCTCCAGTCCCGGGTGGAAGAACTCGCCGCCTACACCGGCGCGCTCGAAGAGTTCCTCGACGAGAACGGGACCGGTGAACAGCTCATCGACGAGTTCACGGAGCTAGTCGACTCGTTCGAGGCCGACCTCGAGGCGGTCAGCGAGACGGTCGAAACCGTCGACGAACGAACTGAGAACCTCGAGGCCGAACTCGCTGACACCGATTCGGCAGTCGACGACATCGAGGACGATTTGGAGGGCGTCGAAGGCGACCTGGAGAGCATCGAAGGCGACCTCGAGGAGGTCGAATCCGATCTGCAGGAATCTATCGACGATGTCGAATCGTCGGTCGAGGACGTCCAGTCCGACGTCGAGACCCTCGAAGACGACCTCGAGGAGGTCCGAGACGAGGTCACGGACATCACGGAGTGGCGGAATCAGCTGGGTTCGATGTTCTCGGAGTAG